Proteins encoded in a region of the Neodiprion lecontei isolate iyNeoLeco1 chromosome 5, iyNeoLeco1.1, whole genome shotgun sequence genome:
- the LOC107219198 gene encoding phenylalanine--tRNA ligase alpha subunit isoform X2: MKTVPNAKVGFSKALVAGWIELDKSSGTPIVRRKVPSITDTIQLHLKNVANIPDNVKNDYKKRKLLQEVVTKIMVLSKGLQFVTKIEKLETDLTADLLTNDSWKQKKFKPYNFDALGVALDIGHLHPLLKVRAEFRKIFLEMGFSEMPTNNFVESSFWNFDALFQPQQHPARDAHDTFFISEPRTSSNFPKDYLEKVKKVHSEGGYGSQGYRYEWKIEEAQKNLLRTHTTAVSARMLYNLMQQGEFKPVRYFSIDRVFRNETLDATHLAEFHQVEGVVADYNLTLGDLIGTLYEFFKKLGIIQLEFKPAYNPYTEPSMEIFCFHNGLGKWIEIGNSGIFRPEMLLPMGLPENVNVIAWGLSLERPTMIKYGLNNIRDLVGPKVDLQMVHNNPICRLEKNGPRILKSKYTAEQLEERLDKILLELEQLQKELPRVGRSTTTFEKKNLVIFCDPSRPMYSLETLLSLINEFHSVFVSTYTHSNVAVFPQELRDFCSKFKKSTNADTADITVTIVWKIVGVDPILKLNQNHEIVGEVNIARYLNRFIEAECRNILEYESTSAAYADKIDSALDKIHGIIHGATRHKLDTMQIKSKTGYIIGSKLSIVDIVWNSVKKHHTK, encoded by the exons ATGAAGACTGTACCAAACGCTAAGGTGGGATTTTCCAAGGCATTGGTAGCTGGCTGGATCGAGCTGGACAAGAGCAGCGGGACTCCGATCGTTAGGAGAAAAGTACCCTCTATAACGGACACAATTCAgttacatttgaaaaatgttgccAACATCCCGGAcaatgttaaaaatgattacaaGAAGAGAAAACTCCTGCAGGAAGT GGTAACAAAGATAATGGTGTTGTCAAAAGGACTACAATTTGTGACTAAAATTGAGAAACTAGAAACAGATCTTACGGCAGATTTATTGACAAACGACTCTTGGAAGCAAAAGAAGTTCAAGCCTTATAATTTCGATGCTCTCGGTGTGGCGCTTGACATCGGTCATCTGCACCCTCTTCTTAAAGTCAGAGCTGAATTCAGAAAGATTTTCCTTGAAATGGG ATTCTCCGAAATGCCTACAAACAATTTTGTTGAGAGTTCATTCTGGAATTTCGATGCGTTGTTTCAGCCACAACAACACCCTGCGCGAGATGCGCatgatacttttttcatatctG AACCAAGAACTAGCTCAAATTTTCCTAAGGATTACTTGGAGAAGGTAAAGAAAGTGCACAGCGAAGGCGGCTATGGATCGCAAGGATATCGTTACGAGTGGAAAATTGAGGAAGCTCAGAAAAATTTACTCAGGACTCACACAACAGCTGTTAGCGCCAGAATGCTCTACAATCTTATGCAGCAG GGTGAATTTAAGCCTGTGCGATACTTTAGTATCGACAGAGTATTCAGGAACGAGACACTCGATGCCACACACTTGGCTGAGTTTCATCAGGTCGAAGGCGTAGTTGCAGACTACAATCTCACACTGGGCGATCTGATAGGAACACTCTATGAATTCTTCAAAAAACTCGGCATCATTCAGCTGGAATTCAAGCCAGCATACAATCCATACACCGAACCGAGCATGGAGATATTTTGCTTCCATAATGGCTTGGGAAAGTGGATAGAGATCGGAAACAGTGGAATTTTCAGACCTGAGATGCTGCTGCCGATGGGGTTGCCCGAAAATGTTAATGTTATTGCATGGGGTCTGTCTTTGGAAAG GCCTACGATGATCAAGTATGGATTGAATAATATCCGTGATCTAGTTGGACCAAAAGTGGACCTGCAAATGGTACATAACAATCCCATATGTCGTCTTGAGAa GAATGGACCGCGGATATTGAAGTCAAAATATACGGCAGAACAGTTGGAGGAACGTTTGGATAAAATTCTCTTGGAACTAGAACAGTTACAGAAGGAATTGCCAAGAGTTGGGCGCTCAACAacaacgtttgaaaaaaaaaatttagtcatATTCTGCGATCCTAGTCGACCAATGTATTCTTTAGAAACTCTACTGAGTTTGATCAATGAATTTCATAGCGTATTCGTTTCTACGTATACCCATTCTAACGTTGCGGTATTTCCTCAAGAGTTGAGAGATTTCTGTTCAAAGTTTAAGAAATCTACAAATGCTGATACCGCTGACATCACTGTAACGATCGTTTGGAAGATCGTTGGTGTCGacccaattttaaaacttAATCAGAATCATGAAATTGTTGGCGAAGTCAACATAGCTCGGTATTTGAATCGGTTCATTGAAGCTGAATGCAGAAACATCTTGGAATACGAAAGTACCTCGGCTGCTTACGCTGATAAAATAGACTCGGCATTAGACAAAATACATGGCATCATACACGGTGCTACAAGGCACAAACTAGACACTATGCAAATTAAATCAAAAACCGGATATATAATTGGTAGCAAACTTTCAATTGTTGACATCGTTTGGAACTCTGTAAAAAAACATCACACTAAATAG
- the LOC107219198 gene encoding phenylalanine--tRNA ligase alpha subunit isoform X1: MASELAEKILEHLSKRGDGVSTLDLAELFVEDHQKVIGAVKSLQTLENVISVEQLNKKSWALTQEGQQVAENGSHEAAVFKAVPDGGVAQTEIMKTVPNAKVGFSKALVAGWIELDKSSGTPIVRRKVPSITDTIQLHLKNVANIPDNVKNDYKKRKLLQEVVTKIMVLSKGLQFVTKIEKLETDLTADLLTNDSWKQKKFKPYNFDALGVALDIGHLHPLLKVRAEFRKIFLEMGFSEMPTNNFVESSFWNFDALFQPQQHPARDAHDTFFISEPRTSSNFPKDYLEKVKKVHSEGGYGSQGYRYEWKIEEAQKNLLRTHTTAVSARMLYNLMQQGEFKPVRYFSIDRVFRNETLDATHLAEFHQVEGVVADYNLTLGDLIGTLYEFFKKLGIIQLEFKPAYNPYTEPSMEIFCFHNGLGKWIEIGNSGIFRPEMLLPMGLPENVNVIAWGLSLERPTMIKYGLNNIRDLVGPKVDLQMVHNNPICRLEKNGPRILKSKYTAEQLEERLDKILLELEQLQKELPRVGRSTTTFEKKNLVIFCDPSRPMYSLETLLSLINEFHSVFVSTYTHSNVAVFPQELRDFCSKFKKSTNADTADITVTIVWKIVGVDPILKLNQNHEIVGEVNIARYLNRFIEAECRNILEYESTSAAYADKIDSALDKIHGIIHGATRHKLDTMQIKSKTGYIIGSKLSIVDIVWNSVKKHHTK, encoded by the exons ATGGCTAGCGAGTTAGCGGAGAAAATACTTGAACATTTATCAAAGCGTGGCGATGGAGTGAGCACTCTGGATCTGGCTGAGCTATTCGTTGAAGATCATCAGAAAGTGATCGGCGCTGTCAAAAGTCTTCAAACCCTCGAAAAT GTTATTTCAGTTGAACAATTGAATAAGAAGAGTTGGGCACTGACGCAAGAGGGTCAGCAAGTCGCTGAAAATGGGAGCCACGAGGCTGCGGTCTTTAAAGCTGTGCCAGACGGTGGTGTGGCGCAAACAGAGATTATGAAGACTGTACCAAACGCTAAGGTGGGATTTTCCAAGGCATTGGTAGCTGGCTGGATCGAGCTGGACAAGAGCAGCGGGACTCCGATCGTTAGGAGAAAAGTACCCTCTATAACGGACACAATTCAgttacatttgaaaaatgttgccAACATCCCGGAcaatgttaaaaatgattacaaGAAGAGAAAACTCCTGCAGGAAGT GGTAACAAAGATAATGGTGTTGTCAAAAGGACTACAATTTGTGACTAAAATTGAGAAACTAGAAACAGATCTTACGGCAGATTTATTGACAAACGACTCTTGGAAGCAAAAGAAGTTCAAGCCTTATAATTTCGATGCTCTCGGTGTGGCGCTTGACATCGGTCATCTGCACCCTCTTCTTAAAGTCAGAGCTGAATTCAGAAAGATTTTCCTTGAAATGGG ATTCTCCGAAATGCCTACAAACAATTTTGTTGAGAGTTCATTCTGGAATTTCGATGCGTTGTTTCAGCCACAACAACACCCTGCGCGAGATGCGCatgatacttttttcatatctG AACCAAGAACTAGCTCAAATTTTCCTAAGGATTACTTGGAGAAGGTAAAGAAAGTGCACAGCGAAGGCGGCTATGGATCGCAAGGATATCGTTACGAGTGGAAAATTGAGGAAGCTCAGAAAAATTTACTCAGGACTCACACAACAGCTGTTAGCGCCAGAATGCTCTACAATCTTATGCAGCAG GGTGAATTTAAGCCTGTGCGATACTTTAGTATCGACAGAGTATTCAGGAACGAGACACTCGATGCCACACACTTGGCTGAGTTTCATCAGGTCGAAGGCGTAGTTGCAGACTACAATCTCACACTGGGCGATCTGATAGGAACACTCTATGAATTCTTCAAAAAACTCGGCATCATTCAGCTGGAATTCAAGCCAGCATACAATCCATACACCGAACCGAGCATGGAGATATTTTGCTTCCATAATGGCTTGGGAAAGTGGATAGAGATCGGAAACAGTGGAATTTTCAGACCTGAGATGCTGCTGCCGATGGGGTTGCCCGAAAATGTTAATGTTATTGCATGGGGTCTGTCTTTGGAAAG GCCTACGATGATCAAGTATGGATTGAATAATATCCGTGATCTAGTTGGACCAAAAGTGGACCTGCAAATGGTACATAACAATCCCATATGTCGTCTTGAGAa GAATGGACCGCGGATATTGAAGTCAAAATATACGGCAGAACAGTTGGAGGAACGTTTGGATAAAATTCTCTTGGAACTAGAACAGTTACAGAAGGAATTGCCAAGAGTTGGGCGCTCAACAacaacgtttgaaaaaaaaaatttagtcatATTCTGCGATCCTAGTCGACCAATGTATTCTTTAGAAACTCTACTGAGTTTGATCAATGAATTTCATAGCGTATTCGTTTCTACGTATACCCATTCTAACGTTGCGGTATTTCCTCAAGAGTTGAGAGATTTCTGTTCAAAGTTTAAGAAATCTACAAATGCTGATACCGCTGACATCACTGTAACGATCGTTTGGAAGATCGTTGGTGTCGacccaattttaaaacttAATCAGAATCATGAAATTGTTGGCGAAGTCAACATAGCTCGGTATTTGAATCGGTTCATTGAAGCTGAATGCAGAAACATCTTGGAATACGAAAGTACCTCGGCTGCTTACGCTGATAAAATAGACTCGGCATTAGACAAAATACATGGCATCATACACGGTGCTACAAGGCACAAACTAGACACTATGCAAATTAAATCAAAAACCGGATATATAATTGGTAGCAAACTTTCAATTGTTGACATCGTTTGGAACTCTGTAAAAAAACATCACACTAAATAG